Proteins from a genomic interval of Capsicum annuum cultivar UCD-10X-F1 chromosome 4, UCD10Xv1.1, whole genome shotgun sequence:
- the LOC107868087 gene encoding phenylacetaldehyde synthase has translation MGTLNINPEIDDQFFNSINPLDPEEFRRQGHKIVNFLADYYQNIEQYPVCSQVNPGYLQKLVPNSAPNHPEPLEKILEDVKRDMIPGITHWQSPNFFAYFPSSGSTAGFLGEMLSVGFNVVGFNWISSPAATELESIVMDWFGKMLNLPHCYLFSGGGGGVLQGTTCEAMLCTIVTVRDQMLRKIGRENFCKLVVYGSDQTHFSLKKAAHIAGIDPENFRVIPTTKANEYTMCPKSLHLAVLNDIKEGNIPLFLCATLGTTSTTSVDPLRPLCEIAKTFGIWVHVDAAYAGSACICPEFQHFLDGVENANSFSLNAHKWFFSTLDCCCLWVKDPSALTKALSTNPECLRNKATELNQVIDYKDWQIALSRRFRALKLWLVLRSYGVTNLRNLIRSHVNMAKHFEGLIAMDTRFEIFVPRKFAMVCFRISPLVLCRVSTKFDHEEEVNKFNAKLVESINSSGKIYLTHGVVGGTYIIRFAIGASLTHYWHVDIAWKVIQDHANALLYQGSV, from the coding sequence ATGGGTACCCTCAACATCAACCCTGAAATTGATGACCAATTTTTCAATTCCATAAACCCTTTAGATCCTGAAGAATTTAGAAGGCAAGGTCACAAAATTGTGAATTTCCTAGCTGATTACTATCAAAACATTGAACAATATCCTGTTTGTAGCCAAGTCAATCCAGGCTACCTCCAAAAACTTGTACCAAATTCTGCACCTAATCACCCCGAGCCACttgaaaaaattcttgaagaTGTTAAAAGGGATATGATTCCAGGAATAACACACTGGCAAAGTCCTAATTTTTTCGCGTATTTTCCTTCTTCTGGAAGTACTGCTGGATTCCTAGGTGAAATGTTAAGTGTTGGATTTAATGTAGTAGGGTTCAATTGGATATCATCACCTGCTGCTACTGAACTTGAGAGCATTGTGATGGATTGGTTTGGAAAAATGCTAAATCTTCCTCACTGTTACCTTTTTTCAGGTGGCGGTGGAGGTGTCTTACAAGGTACAACTTGTGAAGCCATGTTGTGCACTATAGTGACCGTTAGAGATCAAATGTTGAGAAAAATTGGTAGAGAGAATTTTTGCAAATTGGTGGTTTATGGATCTGATCAAACacatttttctctcaagaaagcTGCCCATATAGCCGGGATAGACCCTGAAAATTTTCGAGTTATCCCAACAACAAAGGCTAATGAATATACCATGTGCCCAAAATCGTTACATTTAGCTGTATTGAATGACATTAAAGAAGGAAACATTCCCTTATTTTTGTGTGCGACGCTTGGGACAACTTCAACAACTTCTGTTGATCCATTACGTCCACTTTGTGAAATTGCTAAGACATTTGGGATTTGGGTACATGTGGATGCAGCTTATGCAGGAAGTGCATGCATTTGCCCTGAGTTTCAACACTTTCTTGATGGTGTTGAAAATGCAAATTCTTTTAGTCTCAACGCGCACAAATGGTTCTTTTCAACTTTGGATTGTTGTTGCCTTTGGGTGAAGGATCCAAGTGCACTTACAAAAGCGTTATCAACTAATCCTGAATGCTTAAGAAATAAGGCCACAGAGTTAAATCAAGTGATTGATTATAAGGATTGGCAAATTGCATTGAGTAGGAGATTTAGAGCATTGAAGCTATggttagttttgagaagttacGGGGTAACTAATCTTAGAAACTTGATAAGAAGTCATGTTAACATGGCTAAGCATTTTGAAGGGCTTATAGCTATGGACACAAGGTTTGAAATCTTTGTGCCTAGGAAGTTTGCTATGGTATGTTTTAGGATTTCCCCTTTAGTACTTTGTCGAGTTTCAACCAAATTTGATCATGAGGAAGAAGTGAACAAGTTTAACGCTAAGTTGGTTGAGTCTATTAATTCATCCGGCAAAATCTATTTGACTCATGGAGTTGTTGGAGGTACATATATAATTCGTTTTGCAATTGGTGCTTCTCTTACGCATTATTGGCATGTTGACATCGCTTGGAAAGTTATACAAGACCATGCCAATGCCCTGCTGTATCAAGgctctgtttaa